A section of the Triticum dicoccoides isolate Atlit2015 ecotype Zavitan chromosome 7A, WEW_v2.0, whole genome shotgun sequence genome encodes:
- the LOC119330827 gene encoding V-type proton ATPase subunit E-like, with protein MDEGNVAQQLKQMTDFIRLEAIEKAFEIEAAAAEEFQIEKLQLVEAEKKKIRQDYEKKEKQVDIKKKIEYSMQLNASRIEVLQAQDDLVKSMMDSARKELLYQSRDHQSYKKLLRILIVQSLLRLKESAVILRCRKEDLELVESVLESARNEYAEKENVYPPEIMVDRHVYLQPAPSHYKEHDLSCSGGVVMASQDGKIVFENTLDARLEVVFRKKLPEIRQSLIGQVAA; from the exons ATGGACGAAGGGAATGTGGCGCAGCAGCTCAAGCAGATGACGGACTTCATCCGCTTGGAAGCCATTGAGAAGGCATTCGAGAtcgaggccgccgccgccgag GAATTCCAAATCGAGAAACTACAACTGGTGGAAGCTGAAAAGAAGAAGATCAGGCAGGactatgaaaagaaagagaaacaagTTGATATCAAGAAGAAAAT TGAATACTCAATGCAGCTCAATGCTTCCCGAATTGAAGTTCTTCAAGCTCAAGATGATTTAGTAAAGTCCATGATGGATTCAGCACGGAAAGAGCTACTGTACCAAAGCCGAGACCATCAATCTTACAAGAAACTTCTCAGGATACTCATTGTTCAG AGCTTGCTGCGTCTGAAAGAGTCGGCGGTCATTCTCCGCTGCAGGAAGGAGGATCTTGAGCTTGTTGAGTCGGTCTTGGAATCTGCGAGGAATGAGTATGCGGAAAAGGAAAATGTATATCCGCCTGAAATCATGGTAGACCGCCATGTCTATCTGCAGCCTGCTCCCAGTCATTACAAGGAACATGACCTGTCCTG CTCTGGTGGAGTTGTAATGGCTTCTCAAGATGGAAAAATCGTCTTTGAGAACACGTTGGATGCTAGACTAGAAGTGGTTTTCAGAAAGAAGCTGCCAGAG ATCCGTCAAAGCCTTATTGGGCAGGTAGCTGCATGA